From Elaeis guineensis isolate ETL-2024a chromosome 16, EG11, whole genome shotgun sequence, a single genomic window includes:
- the LOC105059435 gene encoding uncharacterized protein isoform X1 produces the protein MGTRYGIGAMHPPLLSLLQSCPLSPKISANTNPNSPRRANSATSFPIAVSIPLRPLLQPRCSAGDGEGTEEQQPSRAKDVLSGMVGDRVEELLRREENRALLDGLEEASRRVDRAREALADIERQEAEALRAKEYIRQLESRESEIAESQRDLLEARAMVEEAQHSLSSNIDENNSGDILAEETDKDVERLESLKAASISSVVGMLASLPISLYQATSFPQLLLHLATVFISCALFGVTFRYAVRRDLDNIQLKTGAPAAFGFVKGLAALEAGKPLELNNDSFIAYSMDGAVYVLENIFIFLSAAIALDFCFKMRLLSPFPIRK, from the exons ATGGGGACAAGATACGGAATCGGCGCGATGCATCCACCTCTCCTCTCCCTGCTACAATCCTGCCCATTGTCGCCCAAAATCTCCGCAAACACCAACCCCAACTCCCCTCGCCGGGCGAACTCCGCGACATCCTTTCCCATCGCTGTCTCCATTCCTCTCCGACCCCTCCTCCAGCCGCGCTGCAGCGCCGGCGACGGGGAGGGGACGGAGGAACAGCAGCCCTCGCGTGCCAAGGACGTGCTGTCGGGCATGGTCGGCGACCGGGTGGAGGAGCTCCTGAGGAGAGAGGAGAACCGGGCCCTCTTGGACGGGCTCGAGGAGGCGTCCCGGAGGGTTGACCGGGCGAGGGAGGCTCTCGCCGACATCGAGAGGCAGGAGGCCGAAGCCCTGCGAGCCAAGGAGTATATCCGCCAGCTCGAGAGCAGGGAGTCGGAG ATTGCAGAATCACAAAGGGACTTGTTAGAAGCAAGAGCTATGGTGGAAGAAGCTCAGCACTCTCTGTCATCTAACATTGATGAAAACAACTCTGGAGATATTTTAGCTGAAGAGACAGACAAAGATGTAGAGAGATTGGAGTCTCTAAAAGCTGCATCAATCTCATCTGTAGTTGGCATGCTTGCTAGTTTGCCCATTTCTTTATATCAAGCCACCAGCTTTCCTCAACTTCTTCTTCATTTGGCGACTGTTTTCATTAGCTGTGCTTTGTTTGGAGTTACATTCCGTTATGCAGTAAGAAGAGATCTGGACAATATTCAGCTAAAAACAGGGGCACCAGCAGCTTTTGGCTTTGTTAAAG GCCTTGCCGCACTAGAGGCTGGGAAGCCTTTGGAACTCAACAATGATAGCTTCATTGCATATTCTATGGATGGAGCAGTTTATGTATTagagaatatttttatttttctttctgcagcCATTGCACTTGATTTTTGTTTCAAGATGAGGCTTTTAAGTCCTTTTCCTATAAGAAAATAG
- the LOC105059435 gene encoding uncharacterized protein isoform X2, with amino-acid sequence MGTRYGIGAMHPPLLSLLQSCPLSPKISANTNPNSPRRANSATSFPIAVSIPLRPLLQPRCSAGDGEGTEEQQPSRAKDVLSGMVGDRVEELLRREENRALLDGLEEASRRVDRAREALADIERQEAEALRAKEYIRQLESRESEIAESQRDLLEARAMVEEAQHSLSSNIDENNSGDILAEETDKDVERLESLKAASISSVVGMLASLPISLYQATSFPQLLLHLATVFISCALFGVTFRYAVRRDLDNIQLKTGAPAAFGFVKGINLRALPH; translated from the exons ATGGGGACAAGATACGGAATCGGCGCGATGCATCCACCTCTCCTCTCCCTGCTACAATCCTGCCCATTGTCGCCCAAAATCTCCGCAAACACCAACCCCAACTCCCCTCGCCGGGCGAACTCCGCGACATCCTTTCCCATCGCTGTCTCCATTCCTCTCCGACCCCTCCTCCAGCCGCGCTGCAGCGCCGGCGACGGGGAGGGGACGGAGGAACAGCAGCCCTCGCGTGCCAAGGACGTGCTGTCGGGCATGGTCGGCGACCGGGTGGAGGAGCTCCTGAGGAGAGAGGAGAACCGGGCCCTCTTGGACGGGCTCGAGGAGGCGTCCCGGAGGGTTGACCGGGCGAGGGAGGCTCTCGCCGACATCGAGAGGCAGGAGGCCGAAGCCCTGCGAGCCAAGGAGTATATCCGCCAGCTCGAGAGCAGGGAGTCGGAG ATTGCAGAATCACAAAGGGACTTGTTAGAAGCAAGAGCTATGGTGGAAGAAGCTCAGCACTCTCTGTCATCTAACATTGATGAAAACAACTCTGGAGATATTTTAGCTGAAGAGACAGACAAAGATGTAGAGAGATTGGAGTCTCTAAAAGCTGCATCAATCTCATCTGTAGTTGGCATGCTTGCTAGTTTGCCCATTTCTTTATATCAAGCCACCAGCTTTCCTCAACTTCTTCTTCATTTGGCGACTGTTTTCATTAGCTGTGCTTTGTTTGGAGTTACATTCCGTTATGCAGTAAGAAGAGATCTGGACAATATTCAGCTAAAAACAGGGGCACCAGCAGCTTTTGGCTTTGTTAAAGGTATCAATCTCAGA GCCTTGCCGCACTAG